The DNA segment AGGTGATGCGCAGCTCTGCAAAAGCAGTGCGTGGGTACGGATTGCGACGTGAACTGTAGCGCATGACCAAATAGTGGTAGTAGATTATTGGTGTCATAAGACCAGCATGGCTCctattgaattgaataaaatgttaCCGATTAAAACGCAGAGTTCAGAAACGAATAGTAATAACATACATAAAGGTCAATACAATGGCATAAGGCATAATGAAGATTTCGCAGAATGCGGTGGCCTTTAGGATGTTAGCCGCCTGGAATTCCACAATCGAAATGATGAAGCGTGCACCCCACCAAGAGTTTTGACCAATCAACTAAATAAGTAATTAATACGTTAATGTTATCTTTATATATCTCACTGGCCTATTATACTTACATCCAACAATTTGAGCGAATAGCTGGAGGCATGTAGCACTGAGTAAAGCATGACGGGGATCAGCACTAGAAGCGTGGGCCGAACGCTGAAGAAGATCAACGAGTACATCATGTAATGGCATGAATCCTCAGCAAACAAACGTGCCAAAAACTCGCGACTAAAGGAAAAAGCCGGTACTCGCTGATGCAAACGCAGTGCAGAGATGGCCGCATTGGCCAGCAGCACCTTGCTAAACGAGCTCTGTTGTGAGctaattataaaaaatcaaatattagaaataaacattttatcaGCAAATAATTGACTTGaattgttaatgaaatatttacataaatatggGCAACACATAGCTAATGGTAAAGAAGATGACGAGCAGGCGAAGTGCCCACAGTGCCGAATCGATGCGATTAGTTTGGAAATGCTGAAGAAGCTTCGCTGGTGCAttctgtggttgctgttgatgctgctggtcctgttgctgttgtgatgAGCTGTTTGATTGCCCCTGGCC comes from the Drosophila sulfurigaster albostrigata strain 15112-1811.04 chromosome 2L, ASM2355843v2, whole genome shotgun sequence genome and includes:
- the LOC133834885 gene encoding Krueppel homolog 2; amino-acid sequence: MSTIPEQATRFDSAQNDSASQDQGQGQSNSSSQQQQDQQHQQQPQNAPAKLLQHFQTNRIDSALWALRLLVIFFTISYVLPIFISQQSSFSKVLLANAAISALRLHQRVPAFSFSREFLARLFAEDSCHYMMYSLIFFSVRPTLLVLIPVMLYSVLHASSYSLKLLDLIGQNSWWGARFIISIVEFQAANILKATAFCEIFIMPYAIVLTFMSHAGLMTPIIYYHYLVMRYSSRRNPYPRTAFAELRITFEALASRSPPAVGKIIRVGIGFVNRLAPQPQPAPSQ